In one window of Frigoriglobus tundricola DNA:
- a CDS encoding response regulator, with amino-acid sequence MTTAHTLPPIIIVEDSDEDFDTVRDAVRKAGITVEVRRATTGGECLDLLRGSVAIRPAVVLMDLNTPGVDGREALESIKTDPALKSFPVVVFSTSANPRDVTFCYAAGANAYHVKPLRYPEHVQLVTDLIGYWLGRVVLPVQGVV; translated from the coding sequence ATGACTACCGCCCATACACTTCCTCCGATTATTATCGTCGAAGATTCGGACGAGGACTTCGACACCGTGCGGGACGCTGTCCGGAAAGCGGGGATCACGGTCGAGGTCCGGCGCGCGACCACCGGGGGCGAGTGCCTCGACCTGCTGCGCGGGTCGGTCGCCATCCGCCCGGCGGTGGTGCTCATGGACCTGAACACGCCCGGGGTCGACGGCCGCGAGGCGCTCGAGTCCATCAAAACGGACCCGGCCCTCAAGTCCTTTCCGGTGGTCGTGTTCAGCACGTCCGCGAACCCGCGAGACGTCACCTTCTGCTACGCGGCGGGGGCGAACGCGTATCACGTGAAACCGCTGCGGTACCCGGAACACGTGCAGCTCGTGACCGACCTGATCGGCTACTGGCTCGGTCGCGTGGTGTTGCCCGTCCAGGGAGTTGTCTAA
- a CDS encoding ATP-binding protein, translating into MGADPLSGPGFDPAACDRIPIQIPGLIQPHGALLVLRPDDLVVVQASANTRRWLGAEPDAVLGRAVDDLFGTEVADRLRATVARERLDAGPRFALTLVPPTGGAPLDVTVHTSDGLLVLELEATGRSDPGAGDPYTLVRDAVARLQSSASVRGFCQTVAVEVRRLTGFDRVMVYRFAADASGWVLAEDRRPDAASYLDKHFPAGDVPKPARDLMARNWLRLVPDVGYEPVPLVPVDNPVTGRPLDMSFCLLRHSSRMCTTYLKNMGTACQMTMPLLRDGALWGLVSCHHAEPRFVPFAVRAACEVFAQVASLQVAAAEDREAYGTRIDLTAARERLLAGLDRADDPAAWLLDNAPALAAHLPADGSAVCTGHTIVLHGRTPTEAEARALGAWLGAAHPDRVFASDCLSAAYPPATGFVERAAGLLAVEFGPELAASVLWFRREEVETVAWAGDPRKPVETGPLGEYLSPRRSFERWLETVRGKCRPWSPAEVEATNMLRAAVLDRVRTRTDQAERVRSELAASRKELDAFVYVASHDLKEPVRGIHGYAHYLIEQAGAKLDTEERRRLDGLVRLTDRMEGLIESLLHFSRVGQLDLTLAAADLSGVAAEALDVVAPRIAEAGAEVVIGPLPTLRCDRRWVREVLVNLITNGLKYNDQPHKRVEIGYTVPTAEGDPPVLFVRDNGIGIPERHREAVFQMFKRLHGRTDYGGGTGAGLAIVRKIVDRHGGRIWAESVPGAGSTFYFTLATEKCPK; encoded by the coding sequence ATGGGAGCTGATCCGCTCTCCGGTCCGGGGTTCGATCCGGCCGCGTGTGACCGGATCCCGATCCAGATCCCCGGTCTCATTCAGCCCCACGGCGCCCTCTTGGTCCTCCGCCCGGACGACCTCGTGGTCGTCCAGGCGAGCGCCAACACCCGCCGCTGGCTCGGAGCGGAGCCGGACGCGGTTCTCGGCCGGGCGGTTGACGACCTGTTCGGCACCGAGGTGGCCGACCGGCTGCGCGCCACCGTCGCCCGCGAGCGGCTGGACGCCGGGCCGCGGTTCGCTCTGACGCTGGTGCCGCCGACCGGGGGAGCCCCGCTCGACGTCACCGTTCACACCAGCGACGGGCTCCTCGTCCTCGAACTGGAAGCGACCGGCCGATCGGACCCCGGGGCGGGCGACCCGTACACGCTGGTGCGGGACGCCGTCGCCCGCCTCCAGTCGTCGGCGAGCGTCCGCGGGTTCTGCCAGACGGTCGCCGTCGAGGTGCGGCGGCTGACCGGGTTCGACCGGGTCATGGTGTACCGCTTCGCCGCGGACGCGAGCGGCTGGGTGCTCGCCGAGGACCGGCGGCCGGACGCGGCGTCCTATCTGGACAAGCACTTCCCGGCCGGGGACGTGCCGAAGCCGGCCCGCGACCTGATGGCCCGGAACTGGCTCCGGCTGGTCCCGGACGTGGGCTACGAACCGGTGCCACTGGTGCCGGTCGATAACCCCGTCACCGGCCGCCCGCTGGACATGAGTTTCTGCCTGCTCCGGCACTCGTCGCGGATGTGTACGACGTACCTGAAGAACATGGGCACCGCCTGCCAGATGACGATGCCCCTCTTGCGCGACGGCGCGCTCTGGGGGCTCGTCTCCTGCCACCACGCGGAGCCGCGGTTCGTTCCCTTTGCGGTGCGCGCCGCGTGCGAAGTGTTCGCCCAGGTCGCGTCGCTCCAGGTCGCCGCGGCCGAGGACCGGGAGGCGTACGGCACGCGGATCGACCTGACCGCGGCCCGCGAACGGTTGCTCGCGGGGCTGGACCGGGCGGACGATCCGGCCGCCTGGCTGCTCGACAACGCCCCCGCGCTCGCCGCCCACCTGCCGGCCGACGGTTCGGCCGTTTGCACCGGCCACACGATCGTCCTCCACGGCCGAACCCCGACGGAGGCCGAGGCCCGCGCACTCGGCGCGTGGCTCGGCGCGGCGCACCCGGACCGGGTGTTCGCAAGTGATTGTCTGTCCGCCGCGTACCCGCCGGCGACCGGGTTCGTCGAACGGGCCGCCGGGCTGTTGGCCGTTGAGTTCGGGCCGGAACTGGCCGCCTCCGTGCTCTGGTTCCGGCGCGAGGAGGTGGAAACGGTCGCCTGGGCCGGCGACCCGCGCAAGCCCGTGGAGACCGGCCCGCTCGGCGAGTACCTCTCCCCCCGGCGGTCGTTCGAGCGGTGGCTCGAAACGGTCCGGGGCAAGTGCCGCCCGTGGTCCCCGGCGGAGGTCGAGGCCACCAACATGTTGCGAGCCGCGGTCCTCGACCGGGTCCGGACGCGGACCGATCAGGCCGAGCGGGTTCGGTCGGAACTCGCCGCCAGCCGCAAGGAACTGGACGCGTTCGTGTACGTGGCCTCGCACGACCTCAAGGAGCCGGTCCGCGGCATCCACGGGTACGCCCACTACCTGATCGAGCAGGCCGGGGCCAAACTCGACACGGAGGAGCGGCGGCGCCTGGACGGCCTCGTCCGCCTGACCGACCGCATGGAGGGGCTGATCGAATCGCTGCTACACTTCTCGCGGGTCGGCCAACTCGACCTGACCCTCGCCGCCGCCGATCTGTCCGGGGTCGCCGCCGAAGCGCTCGACGTGGTCGCCCCGCGGATCGCCGAGGCCGGCGCGGAAGTGGTCATCGGCCCCCTGCCGACGCTCCGGTGCGACCGGCGGTGGGTCCGCGAGGTGCTGGTCAATCTGATCACCAACGGGCTGAAGTACAACGACCAACCGCACAAACGGGTCGAGATCGGGTATACTGTGCCGACGGCCGAGGGAGACCCGCCGGTGCTCTTCGTTCGGGACAACGGCATCGGTATTCCGGAGCGGCACCGGGAGGCGGTCTTCCAGATGTTCAAGCGCCTGCACGGTCGGACCGACTACGGCGGGGGCACGGGGGCCGGGCTGGCGATCGTCCGCAAGATCGTCGACCGGCACGGCGGGCGGATCTGGGCCGAATCGGTCCCCGGCGCGGGCTCTACTTTCTACTTCACACTCGCGACGGAAAAGTGCCCGAAATGA
- a CDS encoding ATP-binding protein translates to MTETEASPVPAPLPWEGQPYSVKRHGVTVTNCDSEPVQTPGCVQAHGALLVLRAADLTVLQASENTAAVLGLPPGALLGRPVAAAVGADGEARLRALLMTEPTENNPLYAFTRPPTGPESPLDVTVHTTGGVRVVEFEPATGDADREPDYYALVKKSVARLQAADSLAAFCAAVTEEVRALTGFDRVMVYQFHADHSGEVVAESRRADLPQWLGLHYPAEDVPKPARDVFTKVWIRPVADVNGGLAELVPLVNPDDGRPLTMTYCALRGPSVMYTEYLRNMGVTAGLTMPVRRGGELWGLIACHHYAAPRLVAYQMRAACEFFAQVVSLQHKAAEEREHLLYRLKLDAVHQELVTQAAQEGGLAAMTDGRPALLDGMAAGGAALFHRDRWWRVGNTPTEAELEAFANWLDQRPEFDSPTRPLFVTDSLVREYPAGASFADSASGVLAFPLSRARRNLMMWFRPETIQTVPWAGNPHDKPLAPGPHGPRLTPRVSFELWKEAVRQRARPWLPVEVDAAARLRLLVMELVVSRAEHLADLNADLAHSNEELDAFAYVASHDLKEPLRGIHKYAHQLLEEMAAAEEESRRKLEALMRLTVRMDGLLDSLLHFSRVGRLTLALDAADLNEVLAEAVEMVGARAGGGTEIVVPRALPTVRCDRVRLREVFVNLLSNALKYNNSAAKRIEVGYVGAEEAHAVPGRPAGLVGHTIFYVRDNGIGIHPKHHQQVFKMFKRLHGREAYGGGTGAGLTIVKKLVERHRGHVWLDSQEGHGATFFFTLSRTEAEPSHGYGDTNGS, encoded by the coding sequence ATGACCGAAACCGAGGCCTCCCCCGTACCTGCGCCGCTGCCGTGGGAGGGGCAGCCGTACAGCGTCAAGCGGCACGGCGTCACCGTCACCAACTGTGACAGCGAGCCGGTCCAGACCCCCGGCTGCGTTCAGGCCCACGGGGCGCTGCTCGTGCTGCGGGCGGCGGACCTGACCGTGCTCCAGGCGAGCGAGAACACCGCTGCCGTCCTCGGCCTCCCGCCGGGGGCGCTTTTGGGGCGCCCGGTCGCGGCGGCCGTCGGGGCGGACGGAGAGGCCCGGTTGCGCGCTCTGTTGATGACCGAGCCGACCGAGAACAACCCGCTCTACGCGTTCACTCGACCGCCGACCGGTCCCGAGTCGCCCCTCGACGTCACCGTCCACACCACCGGCGGTGTTCGGGTCGTGGAGTTCGAGCCCGCGACGGGGGACGCGGACCGCGAACCGGACTACTACGCGCTCGTCAAGAAATCGGTCGCCCGGCTCCAGGCCGCCGATTCGCTCGCCGCGTTCTGTGCCGCCGTCACCGAGGAGGTCCGCGCGCTCACCGGGTTCGACCGGGTCATGGTCTACCAGTTCCACGCCGACCACAGCGGCGAGGTGGTCGCCGAGAGCCGCCGGGCCGACCTGCCGCAGTGGCTCGGGCTCCACTACCCGGCCGAGGACGTGCCCAAGCCGGCCCGGGACGTGTTCACCAAGGTCTGGATCCGGCCGGTGGCGGACGTGAACGGCGGGCTGGCCGAACTCGTCCCGCTCGTGAACCCGGACGACGGGCGGCCGCTCACCATGACCTACTGCGCGCTCCGCGGGCCGTCGGTCATGTACACCGAGTACCTGCGGAACATGGGCGTGACGGCGGGCCTGACCATGCCGGTCCGGCGCGGCGGGGAACTGTGGGGGCTCATCGCCTGCCACCACTACGCCGCCCCCCGGTTGGTGGCGTACCAGATGCGGGCGGCGTGCGAGTTTTTCGCCCAGGTCGTGTCGCTCCAGCACAAGGCGGCCGAGGAGCGCGAACACCTCCTGTACCGGCTCAAGCTCGACGCGGTCCACCAGGAACTGGTCACCCAGGCGGCCCAGGAGGGCGGGCTGGCGGCCATGACCGACGGCCGGCCCGCGCTGCTCGACGGGATGGCGGCGGGCGGGGCGGCCCTCTTCCACAGGGACCGCTGGTGGCGGGTCGGAAACACGCCGACCGAGGCCGAACTCGAGGCGTTCGCGAACTGGCTCGACCAGCGGCCCGAGTTTGATTCGCCCACGCGGCCGCTGTTCGTCACCGATTCCCTCGTGCGCGAGTACCCGGCGGGGGCGTCGTTTGCCGATTCGGCGAGCGGGGTGCTCGCGTTCCCGCTCTCGCGGGCGCGCCGGAACCTGATGATGTGGTTCCGGCCCGAGACGATCCAGACGGTCCCCTGGGCGGGCAACCCGCACGACAAACCGCTGGCGCCGGGGCCGCACGGGCCGCGGCTGACCCCGCGCGTGAGCTTCGAGCTGTGGAAAGAAGCGGTCCGCCAGCGGGCGCGGCCGTGGCTCCCGGTGGAGGTGGACGCCGCCGCCAGGCTCCGGCTCTTGGTGATGGAACTGGTGGTGAGCCGGGCCGAGCACCTGGCCGACCTGAACGCCGACCTGGCGCACTCGAACGAGGAACTCGACGCCTTCGCCTACGTCGCCAGCCACGACCTGAAGGAGCCGCTGCGGGGCATCCACAAGTACGCCCACCAGCTTCTTGAGGAGATGGCGGCGGCGGAGGAGGAGAGCCGGCGGAAGCTCGAGGCCCTGATGCGGCTGACGGTCCGCATGGACGGCCTGCTCGACTCGCTGCTGCACTTCTCGCGGGTCGGCCGGCTGACGCTCGCCCTGGACGCGGCGGACCTGAACGAGGTGCTGGCCGAGGCGGTCGAAATGGTCGGGGCGCGCGCCGGGGGCGGGACGGAGATCGTCGTGCCCCGCGCGCTGCCGACGGTCCGGTGCGACCGCGTGCGGCTCCGCGAGGTGTTCGTGAACCTCCTCTCAAACGCCTTGAAATATAACAACAGCGCCGCCAAGCGGATCGAGGTCGGGTACGTCGGCGCGGAGGAGGCCCACGCCGTCCCGGGGCGCCCGGCCGGGTTGGTCGGACACACGATCTTCTACGTACGGGACAACGGCATCGGCATCCACCCGAAGCACCACCAGCAGGTCTTCAAGATGTTCAAGCGGCTGCACGGCCGGGAGGCGTACGGCGGCGGGACCGGGGCCGGGCTGACGATCGTCAAGAAGCTCGTCGAACGGCACCGCGGTCACGTCTGGCTGGACTCGCAGGAGGGGCACGGGGCGACGTTCTTCTTCACACTGAGCCGGACCGAGGCGGAACCGTCGCACGGGTACGGAGACACCAATGGGAGCTGA
- a CDS encoding biliverdin-producing heme oxygenase, with protein MMRDEDTPSNLLVRLRSETRSEHDAVEAALDLGGLTRERYDHFLKRFFGFYRPIEDAIGSVGGWADRGLDLERRRKAPLLEADLRALGVDAPDRLPVCPDPPRLDTPAACFGCLYVLEGATLGGQVISRHISGTLGIGSETGGRFFHGYGERTGEMWRSFGTALVAFAATREIEDRVVAAARETFRALRSWCQRSPAV; from the coding sequence ATGATGAGGGACGAGGACACGCCCAGTAACCTTCTCGTCCGGCTCCGGAGCGAGACCCGGTCCGAGCACGATGCCGTTGAAGCGGCGCTCGACCTCGGCGGGCTGACGCGGGAACGGTACGACCACTTCCTGAAGCGCTTTTTCGGCTTCTACCGCCCCATCGAAGACGCCATCGGATCGGTCGGCGGCTGGGCGGACCGTGGCCTCGACCTGGAGCGCCGCCGAAAAGCGCCCCTCCTGGAAGCGGACCTCCGGGCGCTCGGGGTGGACGCGCCCGACCGGCTCCCGGTGTGTCCCGACCCCCCGCGGCTGGACACCCCCGCCGCGTGCTTCGGGTGCCTGTACGTGCTCGAAGGAGCGACCCTCGGCGGGCAGGTCATCAGCCGGCACATTTCTGGTACACTGGGCATCGGGTCCGAGACCGGGGGGCGGTTCTTCCACGGGTACGGGGAGCGGACCGGCGAGATGTGGCGTTCGTTCGGAACGGCCCTTGTCGCGTTCGCGGCCACCCGCGAGATAGAAGATCGGGTGGTCGCGGCCGCCCGGGAAACGTTCCGCGCACTGCGCAGTTGGTGCCAGAGGAGCCCCGCCGTATGA